The genomic DNA CCAGCTGCGTGTTTCAAAACGCTTCTCCTCAAGGGCCAGAAATGTCGCCCAAGGCTGGATGATCGTTATTGCCTTTATGAGTATCCTCTCCTTTTATTGCATCGGACATATTCGTCTCCTGCCATTCAACTTCATCATACTTAATACAGCTCTGTTATACCTATAGTCTGATTTCTTATGACCCCGCTTTTATCAATATAGGCTAACGCCGTGCCATTCTGGGTTAAAGTCCATAGACTAATGTCAGTGGTACATTAACCTTAGGAGGTACGTTTATGAACGCAAATGATTATCAACAGATCTGTTGGAGCTGCATGAATAAATATGTCGGGATCGAAACAGCCGACGGTCATGCATACGATGGTTTTATCGCTCACGTCGATCAAAACTACGTTACCCTCGCCGTCCCTACAAATGAGATGATAGACCGCTTGAACGGGCTGCCGGCCGAGGAATCAACTTATCGCCAATTCGGATTCCACCCCGGCTTTTTTCCAAGACGCCGTTTCTTTCATCGTCGCTTTCCTTTTTTCGGCATACGAAGTTTATTCCTGCTCCCTTTTTTCTTCTAATTTAACACTTTTGAATTGTATGGTGCTGCATTTCTTCCTGCTGCTCCGCTGCCTGTCGGCAGCGGTTTTCTTATGTATAAATTGAAACAGCTGATGGATAATTGCGTATCTTATAGTAAGGAGATGATTTCTATGACATTTTTTGTGTCACTTCTGTTCATTGTTCCTGGCCTGCTGGGGCTATTCTTTCCTGCATTCGGTTGGTACATCAGGTACGGGTGGATGGTCAATGGCGATTCAGAGCCAAGCGAAGCCTTTATTGCCATGTCTCGAATAGGCGGTGGACTGGCCATTTTCTTCGGATTACTTGTTCTCCTTACAGGCGGTGCTATTCTTAATTATTAAACAAGGAGAGTTATCCGAGGTTAAATATTGCGCATAATAACAAAAAGCACCCTGCTAAGAGTGCTTAAAAATCAAGTTTAGACAAATATTAATATTCATTTACTTCAAAATTAATGATTTTATCAAAAATAAAGTAATCCTTTCTCTCCTTAAATGGTCCCTTATTATTGTCATCTTTATTTATGGCAAACGTGACTGGACCATTGCCTGCGGCCTTTGTTTCATACCAGTTTATAAATTGATTAACCTCGGTCATGGAAAGATCAAATTCTTTGACAACACCATTTTGAAGCATAACTTCTAGAATCGCCCGATTACTAGTTGTATCTACTGGTTGTTCCGGTTGTTCTGGTTGTTCTGGTTGTTCTGGTTGTTCTGGTTGTTCTGGTTGTTCTGGTTGTTCTGGTTCTATTGGAGTCTCCGGATCCATCGGAAGCTCCGGTTCATCCTCTACAATCTTACTCATCATCTCCAGTTCATCAATACTAACATAAATACCGCCATTATTAGCTGTAACATTTATTCGATATTTTTTATATGGAATTGTATTATCAAAAGTATATTCTCTCTTTTCTCCAGCCGTCCAATCTATTTCATTCTCCCTAGTATCAAGAATATCCCATTCTTCCGTTTGTTCGTTCCATCCTTCAAATGTCCAATTTTTCGGTGCTCTATCAACATTTGGAACCAAAATCGGAGTGATATTCTTTATTGTATACTTTGCAATAATTTGTGGAGTGTCGAATTCATATGCTAGCCAACCAGTTGGAATACGTGGTTCCCATGTATCTTCATAAGATTGGCTCGAGCTTCTATTAAAAGCCTTCCAAGCCGCGTACATTGGACCATAATCCTGACTTGCTGATGCTTTTCCACTTGGTGAAGTATGACTCGTCATTTTTGGAATCAAATTGTC from Paenibacillus woosongensis includes the following:
- a CDS encoding phosphatidylinositol kinase, with protein sequence MNANDYQQICWSCMNKYVGIETADGHAYDGFIAHVDQNYVTLAVPTNEMIDRLNGLPAEESTYRQFGFHPGFFPRRRFFHRRFPFFGIRSLFLLPFFF
- a CDS encoding DUF6199 family natural product biosynthesis protein, whose translation is MTFFVSLLFIVPGLLGLFFPAFGWYIRYGWMVNGDSEPSEAFIAMSRIGGGLAIFFGLLVLLTGGAILNY